A genomic segment from Roseibium algicola encodes:
- a CDS encoding LysR family transcriptional regulator, with translation MPGDPLEVDFRALQVLVWVHQLRSFTRAAEELGVNQSAVSYTINKLRDVFQDPLFVRQARRLHPTQRCEDIVHQAKRLTAEFRQLVAPPDFDPKTAAQTFTIACNFYERVLIIPEIVHFLKREAPNLDLEIIDASGIGHERLLRNEADLLLGPFERSDPHFYRRDLYQDRYVCLLDPEHPKAGAALSLDDYLDLDHVLVTYGGQWRSRYIIELERMNKDLKVALRVPSPAGLERLVAGSNLVATVPERLSRSVADGLHVVPCPVETSVTISLVWTTLNHRAPLHMWVRDMVYRLNTRARKADDPSSGLGISR, from the coding sequence ATGCCGGGCGATCCGTTGGAAGTCGATTTTCGGGCGCTGCAGGTCCTGGTCTGGGTGCACCAGCTCCGTTCGTTCACGCGTGCGGCGGAAGAACTCGGCGTCAATCAGTCAGCGGTCAGCTACACGATCAACAAGCTGCGGGACGTGTTTCAGGATCCGCTGTTCGTCCGCCAGGCTCGTCGGCTCCACCCGACACAACGCTGCGAAGATATCGTCCATCAGGCCAAACGGTTGACGGCCGAGTTCCGGCAACTGGTCGCTCCGCCGGATTTCGATCCGAAGACGGCGGCGCAGACCTTCACCATCGCCTGCAACTTCTATGAACGCGTGCTGATCATTCCGGAAATCGTTCATTTTCTGAAGCGCGAAGCGCCTAACCTGGACCTGGAGATCATCGATGCGTCGGGGATCGGTCACGAGCGACTGCTGCGCAATGAGGCGGATCTCCTGCTTGGTCCGTTCGAACGGTCGGACCCGCATTTCTACAGGCGCGACCTCTATCAGGATCGCTACGTCTGCCTGCTCGATCCGGAGCACCCGAAAGCCGGAGCGGCACTGAGCCTGGACGATTATCTGGATCTCGACCACGTGCTCGTCACCTACGGCGGCCAGTGGCGGTCGCGCTACATCATCGAGCTTGAGCGCATGAACAAGGACTTGAAAGTCGCCCTGCGCGTGCCGAGCCCGGCCGGGCTGGAGCGTCTGGTTGCCGGATCGAACCTCGTCGCCACGGTGCCGGAACGGCTGTCCAGATCAGTTGCGGATGGACTTCATGTGGTTCCCTGCCCGGTGGAAACGTCGGTGACAATCAGCCTCGTGTGGACCACGCTCAACCACCGCGCACCGCTGCACATGTGGGTGCGCGACATGGTCTACCGGCTGAACACACGCGCCCGGAAGGCGGATGATCCGTCTTCCGGGCTGGGTATCTCGCGGTAA
- a CDS encoding cytochrome P450, translating to MAVAPVDETLTLADLTRDPYPIYKRMRAETPIVQVPAANRIFLTKAKHTKMVKDDPELYSSDDPVTPMRRAFLAHTLMRKDGEEHRRERMAMQPAFSPKVIKTDWADLYRKIAAEYLDRLPRGETVDLFTDLCGPVAARILAHILGLDEVGDADMQRWSQVLIDGAGNFGFADEPFARSDAANAEMDAVFDSLIARHLAEPNNSAFSVMLNARDPIPRSQIYANIKIAIGGGINEPRDALATIIYGLLTNPDQLEEVKRQDTWADAFEEGVRWVAPIQASSRRATRDLEIDGIDIPEGVTLMTIQASANRDEDLYEDGESFNVFRKKAPHQAFGSGPHHCAGAHISRRTVGEIMLPMLFERFSGMTLDKPEDVVWSGFGFRGPLNLPVKLS from the coding sequence ATGGCGGTCGCACCTGTCGACGAAACGCTGACGCTTGCGGACCTGACGCGCGACCCCTATCCGATCTACAAGCGGATGCGGGCCGAAACGCCGATCGTTCAGGTTCCGGCGGCAAACCGTATCTTTCTGACCAAGGCGAAACACACCAAGATGGTGAAGGACGACCCCGAGCTTTACAGTTCGGACGATCCTGTCACACCGATGCGGCGCGCCTTTCTGGCCCACACGCTGATGCGCAAGGACGGCGAGGAACACCGGCGCGAGCGCATGGCCATGCAGCCGGCTTTCTCGCCCAAGGTCATCAAGACAGACTGGGCCGATCTCTACCGCAAGATTGCCGCGGAGTATCTCGACCGGCTGCCACGAGGCGAAACGGTCGACCTTTTCACCGACCTGTGCGGACCGGTGGCGGCACGGATCCTCGCGCACATCCTGGGTCTCGACGAAGTCGGCGACGCCGACATGCAGCGCTGGTCGCAGGTGCTGATCGACGGCGCCGGCAATTTCGGCTTCGCGGATGAACCATTTGCCCGGTCTGATGCGGCCAATGCCGAAATGGATGCCGTGTTCGACAGCCTGATTGCCCGGCATCTGGCAGAGCCCAACAACTCCGCGTTCTCCGTCATGCTGAATGCCCGCGACCCGATCCCCAGAAGCCAGATCTACGCCAACATCAAGATTGCCATCGGTGGCGGCATCAACGAGCCGCGCGATGCGCTGGCAACCATCATCTATGGCCTGCTGACAAATCCGGACCAGCTTGAGGAAGTGAAGCGGCAGGACACCTGGGCGGATGCATTCGAGGAAGGTGTCCGCTGGGTCGCGCCGATCCAGGCGTCGTCTCGCCGGGCGACGCGGGATCTGGAAATCGACGGCATCGACATTCCCGAAGGCGTGACGCTGATGACCATCCAGGCCTCGGCCAATCGCGACGAGGATCTCTACGAGGACGGCGAATCCTTCAACGTCTTTCGAAAGAAAGCGCCGCATCAGGCCTTCGGCAGCGGCCCGCACCATTGTGCCGGCGCCCATATCTCGCGGCGAACTGTCGGGGAGATCATGCTGCCGATGCTGTTCGAACGGTTCTCCGGCATGACGCTGGACAAGCCCGAAGACGTTGTCTGGAGCGGTTTCGGTTTCCGTGGCCCCCTGAACCTGCCCGTCAAACTGAGCTGA
- a CDS encoding 2Fe-2S iron-sulfur cluster-binding protein, which yields MVQITFVQPNGSRKTIDASEGASVMETAVSHGVDGIFAECGGAMMCATCHCYVDEAWSDKTGARTDGEEIMLECAAADLRETSRLSCQIRLTGALDGLVVHLPDEQA from the coding sequence ATGGTGCAGATCACCTTCGTCCAGCCGAACGGCAGCCGGAAGACCATAGATGCGAGCGAAGGGGCGAGCGTCATGGAAACGGCTGTCAGCCACGGGGTCGATGGCATCTTTGCCGAATGCGGCGGGGCCATGATGTGCGCCACCTGCCATTGCTACGTGGACGAGGCGTGGAGCGACAAGACCGGCGCGCGCACGGACGGCGAGGAAATCATGCTGGAATGCGCAGCCGCAGACTTGCGCGAAACATCCCGCCTGTCCTGCCAGATCAGGCTGACCGGTGCGCTCGACGGACTGGTGGTGCATCTGCCGGACGAGCAGGCGTGA
- a CDS encoding TRAP transporter substrate-binding protein codes for MSKYRMMRSVAAGAFTAGAVAVAALSLSLTAGQAVAAEVTLRLHQMLPAQASVPKNILEPWMARIEEESGGRIEFQHFPAMQLGGKPPELVDQAIDGIADIVWTLPGYTPGRFPRTEVFELPFVMTNAEAVSRAFWQLAEETMLDQDFKDMKVLGLWVHGPGLIHSKDPIDSLDDLNGVKLRAPTRVTNDMFSSLGATPVGMPVPAVPEALSKGVIDATVVPWEVTGALKINELVSNHTDFGDDALYTATFVLGMNRAAYDGLPDDLKAIIDKNSGLELSGFAGGQMQRDDAKPRDEAIEKGATMIVLPPEEVARWKEASAPTIEKWVAEMDEKGMDGTGLYKRAIELIEENTGK; via the coding sequence ATGTCGAAGTACCGGATGATGAGATCGGTGGCCGCAGGTGCGTTCACCGCGGGAGCGGTTGCCGTAGCCGCGCTTTCGCTAAGCCTTACGGCGGGCCAGGCCGTGGCAGCGGAGGTCACGCTGCGGCTGCACCAGATGCTGCCGGCGCAAGCCAGTGTACCGAAGAACATCCTTGAACCGTGGATGGCCAGGATCGAGGAAGAATCGGGCGGGCGGATCGAGTTCCAGCATTTCCCCGCCATGCAGCTTGGCGGCAAGCCGCCGGAACTGGTCGACCAGGCCATCGACGGCATCGCCGACATCGTCTGGACCTTGCCTGGCTATACGCCCGGCCGCTTTCCAAGGACGGAAGTCTTCGAACTGCCCTTCGTCATGACCAATGCCGAGGCCGTGTCGCGTGCCTTCTGGCAACTGGCGGAAGAAACCATGCTGGACCAGGACTTCAAGGACATGAAGGTTCTGGGGCTCTGGGTGCATGGACCCGGGCTGATCCACTCCAAGGACCCGATCGACTCGCTCGACGACCTGAACGGCGTGAAGCTGCGGGCGCCGACGCGGGTGACCAACGACATGTTCAGTTCACTCGGGGCAACACCTGTCGGCATGCCTGTGCCGGCGGTTCCGGAAGCCCTGTCCAAGGGCGTTATCGATGCCACCGTGGTGCCGTGGGAGGTGACCGGCGCACTCAAGATCAACGAACTCGTCAGCAACCACACGGATTTCGGTGACGATGCTCTTTACACGGCAACCTTCGTGCTGGGCATGAACCGGGCGGCCTATGACGGACTGCCCGACGACCTGAAGGCGATCATCGACAAGAACTCCGGTCTTGAACTGTCCGGATTCGCAGGTGGCCAGATGCAGCGGGACGATGCCAAACCTCGCGACGAAGCGATCGAGAAGGGGGCGACGATGATTGTCCTTCCACCGGAAGAAGTTGCCCGCTGGAAGGAAGCCTCGGCACCGACGATTGAAAAATGGGTGGCCGAAATGGACGAGAAAGGCATGGACGGCACAGGGCTTTACAAGCGCGCCATCGAGCTGATCGAGGAGAACACCGGGAAATAG
- a CDS encoding tellurite resistance TerB family protein, giving the protein MFDAKSLLDQFLGTQGGGQPGQRGTARKGGSGDLLSQGKDFLSSQGGGLALGSLAGLMLGSKSGRKLGKKAVTYGGLALVAGLAYKAYQGHKANQQNAPRPQYPADDPIPLEAPRGTAFDPCEHPGGEHQAAIALLTAMISAAKADGHIDRDEQDRIFDKIDEAGLDSEAKAFLMDELRSPLDLDKVVASATCEETAAEIYAASRLAIDPDHPAEKAYLQMLAARLGLEDGLVQEIEYAVREAQMAG; this is encoded by the coding sequence ATGTTCGACGCAAAATCCTTGCTGGATCAGTTTCTGGGGACCCAGGGCGGTGGTCAACCCGGCCAGCGCGGGACTGCCCGCAAGGGTGGATCCGGTGATCTCCTGTCCCAGGGCAAGGATTTTCTGTCGTCCCAGGGTGGCGGTCTGGCACTCGGCAGCCTGGCCGGTCTCATGCTTGGCAGCAAGAGCGGACGCAAGCTCGGCAAGAAGGCAGTCACCTACGGCGGCCTCGCACTGGTTGCCGGCCTTGCCTACAAGGCCTACCAGGGCCACAAGGCCAATCAGCAGAATGCACCGCGTCCACAGTATCCGGCCGATGATCCGATCCCGCTGGAAGCACCGCGCGGCACCGCCTTCGATCCGTGTGAGCATCCGGGCGGCGAACATCAGGCCGCAATCGCTTTGTTGACGGCAATGATCTCCGCCGCAAAGGCCGACGGTCATATTGATCGCGACGAACAGGACCGGATTTTCGACAAGATCGACGAGGCCGGACTGGACAGCGAGGCGAAGGCGTTCCTGATGGACGAATTGCGCTCGCCGCTTGATCTGGACAAGGTCGTGGCCAGTGCAACCTGTGAGGAGACTGCGGCCGAAATCTACGCCGCGTCGCGTCTTGCCATCGATCCGGATCACCCGGCGGAAAAGGCCTACCTGCAGATGCTCGCTGCCCGGCTTGGTCTGGAGGACGGCCTCGTTCAGGAGATCGAATACGCCGTTCGCGAAGCGCAAATGGCGGGATGA
- a CDS encoding Lrp/AsnC family transcriptional regulator, which yields MTIALDGFDVKLLAALQNNAALTNAELGDVIGLSASQVSRRRQKLEEAGIIRRYRAALDPEALGLMVTAYVGVTLGAHSRENARKFRNMVTAMPEVQEAHTLTGDVDYMLKIVVPDLKALSHIINDELLPQEAVHHVRSSIAMETLKDDNLLPLK from the coding sequence ATGACGATTGCGCTGGATGGCTTTGATGTGAAGCTGCTCGCCGCCTTGCAGAACAATGCCGCCCTCACCAATGCGGAGTTGGGTGACGTGATCGGCCTGTCCGCAAGCCAGGTCTCCAGGCGGCGGCAGAAACTGGAAGAAGCGGGTATCATCCGCCGGTACCGGGCGGCACTGGATCCGGAAGCCCTGGGTCTGATGGTGACGGCCTATGTCGGCGTGACACTTGGCGCGCATTCCAGGGAAAACGCCCGCAAGTTCCGCAACATGGTGACCGCCATGCCGGAAGTGCAGGAGGCCCACACGCTGACCGGCGATGTCGATTACATGCTGAAGATCGTGGTGCCGGACCTGAAGGCGCTCAGCCACATCATCAACGACGAGCTACTACCCCAGGAGGCGGTCCATCATGTGCGCTCGTCCATTGCCATGGAAACCTTGAAGGACGACAATCTGCTGCCGCTGAAATGA
- the hppD gene encoding 4-hydroxyphenylpyruvate dioxygenase, with the protein MGPFPHDAPPAQITSENPAGTDGFEFVEFAHPEPEKLDELFRKMGYLPVAKHKSKNITLYRQGDVTYVLNAEPGSFGMKFVDTHGPCAPAMAWRVVDAQKAFEHAVAKGATPYEGDDKTLDVPAIVGIGGSLLYFVDTYGAKGSAYSREFNWLGEFDPKPQGVGFYYLDHLTHNVYRGNMDKWWDFYRDLFNFKQIHFFDIDGRITGLVSRAITSPCGKIRIPLNESKDDTSQIEEYLKKYNGEGIQHIAVGTDNIYQSTDLLADNGLKFMPGPPETYYEMSHARVNGHDEPIERMKRHGILIDGEGVIDGGMTKILLQIFSKTVIGPIFFEFIQRKGDEGFGEGNFRALFESIEEDQIRRGVIKTEAAE; encoded by the coding sequence ATGGGACCGTTCCCGCACGACGCGCCGCCGGCACAGATCACGTCTGAAAATCCGGCAGGGACCGATGGCTTCGAATTTGTCGAATTCGCCCATCCGGAACCGGAAAAGCTGGACGAACTGTTCCGCAAGATGGGCTACCTCCCCGTTGCAAAGCACAAGAGCAAGAACATCACGCTCTATCGCCAGGGTGACGTCACATACGTGCTGAATGCCGAACCGGGCAGCTTCGGCATGAAGTTCGTGGACACGCACGGCCCGTGCGCGCCTGCCATGGCCTGGCGCGTCGTCGATGCGCAAAAGGCGTTCGAGCATGCGGTTGCCAAGGGCGCGACGCCTTATGAAGGCGACGACAAGACCCTGGACGTTCCGGCAATTGTCGGCATCGGCGGCTCGCTGCTTTATTTCGTGGATACCTACGGCGCCAAAGGCTCGGCCTATTCCAGGGAATTCAACTGGCTGGGCGAGTTCGACCCGAAGCCGCAGGGCGTCGGTTTCTACTATCTCGATCACCTCACCCACAACGTCTATCGCGGCAACATGGACAAGTGGTGGGACTTCTATCGCGACCTGTTCAACTTCAAGCAGATCCATTTCTTCGACATCGACGGTCGGATCACCGGTCTCGTCAGCCGTGCGATCACCAGCCCTTGCGGCAAGATCCGTATTCCGCTGAACGAATCCAAGGACGATACCAGCCAGATCGAGGAATACCTGAAGAAGTACAACGGCGAAGGCATCCAGCACATTGCTGTCGGCACGGACAACATCTACCAGAGCACGGACCTTCTGGCGGACAACGGCCTGAAATTCATGCCCGGCCCGCCGGAAACCTATTACGAGATGTCCCATGCCCGGGTGAACGGCCACGACGAGCCGATCGAGCGGATGAAGCGCCACGGCATCCTGATCGATGGTGAGGGTGTGATCGACGGCGGCATGACCAAGATCCTGCTGCAGATCTTCTCCAAGACCGTGATCGGCCCGATCTTCTTCGAGTTCATCCAGCGCAAGGGTGACGAAGGATTTGGCGAAGGCAATTTCCGCGCCCTGTTCGAATCGATCGAGGAAGACCAGATCCGCCGCGGCGTCATCAAGACTGAAGCAGCCGAATAA
- a CDS encoding antibiotic biosynthesis monooxygenase family protein — MKSDTESRPIYRVDRFEVPLEARDVLLERLNVIRGLLQNIEGCRQNLVLEQPSGEGMAKFVTFVEWQNEEVFLEAKARIADEYRKVAFDPQAFLKQIGAKAVMANMNAV; from the coding sequence ATGAAATCGGACACGGAATCCCGGCCTATCTACCGCGTCGACCGCTTTGAAGTGCCGCTTGAGGCGCGAGACGTTCTGCTGGAACGGCTCAATGTCATTCGCGGCCTGCTTCAGAACATCGAAGGGTGCCGCCAGAACCTTGTGCTTGAGCAACCTTCCGGCGAGGGGATGGCAAAATTCGTCACCTTTGTCGAATGGCAGAACGAAGAGGTCTTTCTGGAGGCGAAAGCCCGGATTGCCGATGAATACCGCAAGGTCGCATTCGACCCGCAGGCCTTCCTGAAGCAAATCGGTGCAAAGGCAGTCATGGCGAACATGAACGCTGTCTGA
- the gshB gene encoding glutathione synthase gives MALKVAVQMDHVSSINIAGDSAFAMMLEAQSRGHELYHYTPDRLAMRGDEVFCALEPIEVRDVKGDHFTLGEKSRFNMREMDVVLMRQDPPFDLSYIAATHILEKIHPDTLVVNDPAAVRNAPEKLFVTEFADLMPPTLITKDKSEIDLFRKEYGDIVMKPLFGHGGAAVFRITQDDLNYGSLYDFFAATFREPWVIQQFLPNVKHGDKRILLVDGQFAGAVNRVPAAGDLRSNMVRGGAPTDSELTEREREICARLGPSLKEKGLILVGIDVIDGNLTEINVTAPTGIRAIRNLGGPDVAGMVWDVLEAKVEG, from the coding sequence ATGGCTTTGAAAGTTGCGGTCCAGATGGACCATGTTTCGTCCATCAACATTGCCGGCGACAGCGCCTTCGCAATGATGCTGGAAGCACAGTCTCGCGGACATGAACTTTATCACTACACGCCCGACCGTCTGGCGATGCGCGGTGACGAAGTGTTCTGCGCGCTGGAGCCGATCGAAGTGCGCGATGTGAAGGGTGACCACTTCACATTGGGTGAAAAGAGCCGGTTCAACATGCGCGAGATGGACGTGGTGCTGATGCGCCAGGATCCGCCGTTTGACCTCTCCTACATCGCTGCGACCCATATTCTGGAAAAGATCCATCCGGACACTCTGGTGGTCAACGATCCTGCAGCCGTTCGCAACGCGCCGGAAAAGCTGTTCGTGACCGAATTCGCCGACCTGATGCCGCCGACCCTGATCACCAAGGACAAGTCGGAAATCGATCTGTTCCGGAAGGAATACGGCGACATCGTCATGAAGCCGCTGTTCGGCCATGGTGGCGCGGCCGTCTTCCGCATCACCCAGGACGACCTCAACTACGGTTCGCTCTACGACTTCTTTGCCGCGACCTTCCGCGAGCCCTGGGTCATCCAGCAGTTTCTGCCCAATGTGAAGCACGGCGACAAGCGCATCCTGCTGGTTGATGGCCAGTTCGCCGGTGCGGTCAACCGCGTTCCGGCCGCGGGCGACCTGCGCTCCAACATGGTGCGGGGCGGTGCGCCGACCGACAGTGAGCTGACCGAGCGCGAACGCGAGATCTGTGCGCGCCTCGGGCCTTCGCTGAAGGAGAAGGGCCTGATCCTGGTGGGGATCGATGTCATCGACGGCAACCTGACAGAAATCAACGTCACCGCCCCCACAGGCATCCGCGCCATCCGCAATCTCGGCGGACCGGATGTGGCTGGCATGGTCTGGGACGTGCTGGAAGCGAAGGTGGAGGGCTGA
- a CDS encoding YraN family protein — protein sequence MARRPDGAGRQPAETDRRRRAHALGLSAETLAAWYLRLTGWRILKRRYKTKAGEIDLIAKRRKTVAFIEVKARKSRQAALEAVTPASQKRISRAAKIFVTEHPKAGFFTLRFDIIVVRPRALPERIVNAFQAWE from the coding sequence ATGGCACGTCGTCCCGACGGAGCCGGAAGGCAACCGGCAGAAACCGATCGCCGCCGCCGGGCACATGCCCTGGGCCTTTCTGCCGAAACCCTTGCCGCCTGGTACCTGCGCCTCACCGGCTGGCGCATTCTCAAGCGCCGCTACAAGACAAAGGCTGGCGAGATCGACCTCATCGCCAAACGGCGCAAGACAGTCGCCTTCATCGAGGTCAAGGCCCGCAAATCGCGGCAGGCGGCGCTGGAAGCCGTCACGCCCGCCAGCCAGAAGCGCATCTCGCGTGCCGCGAAGATCTTCGTCACGGAACACCCGAAGGCCGGGTTCTTCACCCTGCGCTTCGATATTATCGTCGTCCGACCCCGCGCGTTGCCCGAGCGGATCGTGAATGCGTTTCAGGCCTGGGAGTAG
- the rsmI gene encoding 16S rRNA (cytidine(1402)-2'-O)-methyltransferase, with the protein MVKETAGPAADKNRYSLSEHVFTAPNLEPALYIVSTPIGNLGDITVRALETLAAASVIACEDTRVTATLTQRFSLKTPLLPYHEHNADKQRPKILEALAEGRAVALVSDAGTPLVSDPGYRLVRDVVAEGHKVIPIPGASAPLAGLVAAGLPSDTVLFAGFLPQKRGPKSRRLEELAKVPSTLIFFESPHRTAATLALMAELLGPGREAVVARELTKRFETFERGTLEDLSTRFEGRQVKGEIVILVGPPEDKPEAEVDDLDALLSEALTEMPVSAAAKKISKATGLDRNEVYKRALELKADDA; encoded by the coding sequence ATGGTCAAGGAAACAGCCGGGCCGGCTGCGGACAAGAACCGCTACAGCCTCTCCGAACATGTCTTCACTGCACCCAATCTGGAACCCGCGCTCTACATCGTGTCCACGCCGATCGGCAACCTCGGTGATATCACCGTCAGGGCCCTGGAAACGCTTGCTGCAGCAAGCGTAATCGCTTGCGAGGATACGCGGGTCACGGCAACGCTCACCCAGCGGTTTTCGCTGAAGACGCCGCTTCTCCCCTATCACGAACACAATGCCGACAAGCAGCGGCCGAAGATCCTGGAAGCTCTGGCGGAAGGCCGCGCCGTGGCGCTGGTGTCTGATGCTGGCACGCCTCTGGTTTCCGACCCGGGCTACCGGCTGGTGCGTGATGTGGTCGCAGAAGGGCATAAAGTCATCCCGATCCCCGGTGCGTCGGCCCCGCTGGCTGGCCTTGTCGCCGCGGGTCTGCCGAGCGACACGGTGCTTTTCGCCGGCTTCCTGCCTCAAAAGAGAGGCCCGAAGTCCCGGCGGCTGGAAGAGCTGGCCAAGGTGCCTTCGACGCTGATTTTCTTTGAATCGCCCCACCGCACCGCCGCGACCCTGGCGCTGATGGCGGAACTGCTCGGCCCCGGCCGCGAAGCCGTCGTTGCGCGCGAACTGACCAAGCGGTTCGAAACCTTCGAGCGTGGCACTCTGGAAGACCTGAGCACCCGGTTCGAGGGCCGGCAGGTCAAGGGTGAAATCGTCATTCTCGTCGGTCCGCCGGAAGACAAGCCGGAAGCCGAGGTGGACGATCTGGATGCCTTGCTGAGTGAGGCGCTCACCGAAATGCCGGTCAGTGCCGCGGCCAAGAAAATCTCGAAAGCGACGGGGCTTGACCGCAACGAGGTCTATAAGCGCGCGCTGGAACTGAAGGCGGACGACGCCTGA
- a CDS encoding penicillin-binding protein activator: protein MASARRGDIVQQHRRVFLKTALAGASTMLLGGCMGSTLGSLPGDQIQPSAQPQPTGEIIGTGGVRIGLLLPLASSDGNASIGTVFKNAASLALQNFPSADVQLLVKDTGGTSEGGRAAAQAAISEGAELILGPVFSPAVSGAAQAARATGVPVIAFSTDTSVASRGVYLLSFLPESDVKRVVGYANSQKRHSYTALIPEGSYGAIVEAAFRQEVGRGAGRIASIQRYSMNGSDTSDLVAKTTALKSVLNNADALFVPAGGGVPAVVVQTLVSQGANLGNVKLLGTGQWDSPQVKNNPVLAGAWFAGPEDKGFLAFAQRYQSIYGSAPPRNASLVYDGVTLAAGLIRSAGQQRFQQNIITNRDGFIGIDGLFRFQSNGLNQRGLAVYQITGQGTQVISPAPRDFRTGF from the coding sequence ATGGCAAGTGCAAGACGGGGCGACATCGTGCAACAGCACAGACGTGTTTTCTTGAAAACGGCGCTGGCTGGAGCCAGCACGATGTTGCTGGGTGGCTGCATGGGGTCCACGCTCGGCTCTCTGCCGGGTGACCAGATCCAGCCAAGTGCCCAGCCGCAACCGACTGGTGAAATCATCGGCACGGGCGGGGTGCGCATCGGATTGCTGTTGCCATTGGCAAGCTCCGACGGCAATGCCTCCATCGGTACGGTTTTCAAGAACGCCGCCTCACTGGCGCTGCAGAACTTCCCGAGCGCGGATGTGCAGTTGCTGGTGAAAGATACCGGCGGCACGTCCGAAGGCGGACGCGCGGCAGCGCAGGCTGCCATTTCGGAAGGCGCGGAACTTATCCTTGGCCCGGTGTTCTCACCTGCGGTATCCGGCGCTGCGCAGGCTGCGCGGGCAACCGGCGTTCCGGTCATTGCCTTCTCTACCGACACCTCCGTCGCATCCCGGGGCGTCTATCTGCTCAGCTTCCTGCCGGAAAGCGACGTGAAACGGGTCGTCGGCTATGCCAACAGCCAGAAGAGACATTCCTATACCGCCCTGATCCCCGAAGGCTCCTATGGTGCCATCGTCGAGGCGGCGTTCCGCCAGGAAGTCGGCCGCGGAGCAGGCAGGATCGCATCGATCCAGCGCTATTCCATGAACGGATCGGACACATCCGATCTTGTTGCCAAGACCACGGCGCTGAAATCGGTTCTGAACAATGCAGACGCCCTGTTCGTACCGGCCGGGGGCGGTGTGCCGGCAGTTGTCGTGCAGACCCTGGTCAGCCAGGGCGCCAATCTGGGCAATGTGAAATTGCTCGGGACCGGACAGTGGGACTCTCCCCAGGTCAAGAACAACCCGGTGCTTGCCGGTGCCTGGTTCGCCGGGCCGGAGGACAAGGGTTTCCTGGCCTTTGCCCAACGCTACCAGAGCATCTATGGCTCCGCGCCGCCGCGCAATGCCAGCCTGGTCTATGATGGTGTCACGCTGGCCGCAGGCCTGATCCGCTCCGCCGGACAGCAGCGCTTCCAGCAGAACATCATCACAAACCGCGATGGCTTCATCGGCATTGACGGATTGTTCCGCTTCCAATCCAATGGCCTCAACCAGCGGGGCCTTGCCGTCTATCAGATCACCGGGCAGGGCACACAGGTGATTTCTCCGGCACCACGGGATTTCCGCACCGGATTCTGA